One window from the genome of Epinephelus moara isolate mb chromosome 21, YSFRI_EMoa_1.0, whole genome shotgun sequence encodes:
- the LOC126382680 gene encoding angiopoietin-related protein 1-like: MGPGTWSVFILFGLSFWSNSQALTKHPILNRIRRAPEASGESKKCSYTFLVPEQKITGPICAARGYSTDKDRVTRLDVAAVRDLLSKQRREVETLKLVVDVDGNLVNEMKLLRKESRNMNSRVTQLYMQLLHEIIRKRDNSLELAQLETRILNATTESLRLASRYRELEAKYAALSAVVNNQSVLIGALEERCMQVYSRRHDQPPIGPPLVQVVPENIPVNVPRFTNEIQRDNTRGFARERGSRSGPSPTSGTLEVPQRNFSAEGSFRDCLAAQEAGHSTSGMYLIRPDEAERPVQAWCEQDIDNGGWTVIQSRRDGSVNFFRNWDNYKSGFGNIDGEYWLGLEGIYNLGRQGDYKLLVELEDWMNKKVYAQYSSFHLEPESEGYRLRLGTYQGNAGDSLSSHNGKQFTTLDRDKDAFSGNCAHFHKGGWWYNACGQTNLNGVWYTGGVYRSKFQDGIFWADYGGGFYSMKSVRMLIRPID, from the exons ATGGGACCTGGAACATGGAGCGTATTTATTCTATTTGGTCTGTCTTTCTGGAGCAACAGCCAAGCCCTCACAAAGCACCCCATCCTCAACCGGATACGAAGGGCTCCAGAGGCCAGCGGAGAAAGCAAGAAGTGCTCCTACACCTTCCTGGTCCCTGAGCAGAAGATCACAGGACCCATCTGTGCCGCCCGCGGCTACTCGACCGACAAGGACCGAGTGACACGCCTGGATGTGGCTGCAGTGCGTGACCTTCTGTCAAAGCAGCGTAGGGAGGTGGAGACTTTGAAGTTGGTGGTGGACGTGGACGGCAACTTGGTGAATGAGATGAAGCTGCTGAGGAAAGAGAGCAGGAACATGAACTCCAGAGTGACCCAGCTCTACATGCAGCTGCTGCACGAGATCATCAGGAAGAGGGATAACTCACTGGAGCTGGCACAGCTGGAGACACGCATCCTCAACGCCACCACAGAGTCTCTGCGCCTGGCTTCCCGGTACAGGGAACTGGAGGCCAAATACGCAGCTCTGTCTGCAGTGGTGAACAACCAGTCAGTGCTGATTGGAGCACTGGAGGAGCGTTGTATGCAGGTGTACAGCCGCAGGCATGACCAGCCACCCATTGGACCTCCACTTGTGCAGGTGGTGCCTGAGAACATTCCTGTTAATGTGCCTCGTTTCACCAATGAGATTCAGAGGGACAACACCCGAGGCTTTGCCCGAGAAAGGGGCTCACGCTCTGGGCCGTCACCCACTAGCGGCACCCTGGAAGTTCCACAAAGAAACTTCAGTGCTGAAG gCTCGTTCAGGGACTGTCTCGCGGCGCAGGAAGCTGGCCACAGCACCAGCGGCATGTACCTGATCAGACCAGACGAAGCAGAGAGGCCAGTGCAGGCCTGGTGTGAACAGGATATCGACAACGGGGGCTGGACCGTTATCCAGAGCAGGAGAGACGGATCAGTCAACTTCTTCAGGAACTGGGATAACTACAAG AGCGGCTTTGGCAACATAGACGGCGAATACTGGCTCGGTCTGGAAGGCATCTACAACCTGGGGAGGCAGGGGGACTACAAGCTGCTGGTGGAGCTGGAGGACTGGATGAACAAGAAGGTGTACGCTCAGTACAGCAGCTTCCATCTAGAGCCTGAGAGTGAGGGTTACCGTCTGCGACTGGGAACCTACCAGGGGAACGCCGGGGACTCCCTGAGCAGCCACAACGGCAAACAGTTCACAACTCTGGATCGAGACAAGGATGCCTTCTCAG GTAACTGTGCCCATTTCCATAAAGGAGGCTGGTGGTACAACGCCTGCGGCCAAACCAATCTAAACGGTGTCTGGTACACTGGCGGCGTCTACCGCAGCAAATTCCAAGATGGGATCTTCTGGGCTGACTATGGCGGAGGCTTCTACTCTATGAAATCTGTCCGTATGTTGATCAGGCCTATAGACTGA